A single genomic interval of Tursiops truncatus isolate mTurTru1 chromosome 1, mTurTru1.mat.Y, whole genome shotgun sequence harbors:
- the HTR6 gene encoding 5-hydroxytryptamine receptor 6: protein MVPEQGPANNSTLDWESGPPSEPGGSGWVAAALCVVITLTAAANSLLIALICTQPTLRNTSNFFLVSLFTSDLMVGLVVMPPAMLNALYGRWVLARGLCLLWAAFDVMCCSASILNLCLISLDRYLLILSPLRYKLRMTPPRALALVLSAWGLAALASFLPLLLGWHELGRARAPAPGQCRLLASLPFVLVASGLTFFLPSGAICFTYCRILLAARKQAVQVASLTTGMAVQALETLQVPRTPCPGVESADSGRLATKHSSKALKASLTLGILLGMFFVTWLPFFVVNIAQAVCDCISPGLFDVLTWLGYCNSTMNPIIYPLFMRDFKRALGRFLPCPHCPRERQPSLASPSVRTSHSGPRPGLSLQHVLPLPLLPNSDSDSDPGSGGSSGLQLTAQLLLPGEATRDPPPPAGTTTAVSFFNGDPAEPELQLPPLGTPRN from the exons ATGGTCCCAGAGCAGGGCCCCGCCAACAACAGCACCCTGGACTGGGAGTCGGGGCCGCCATCGGAGCCGGGGGGCAGCGGCTGGGTGGCGGCCGCGCTGTGTGTGGTCATCACGCTGACGGCGGCGGCCAACTCGCTGCTCATCGCGCTTATCTGCACGCAGCCCACGCTGCGCAACACGTCCAACTTCTTCCTGGTGTCGCTCTTCACGTCGGACTTGATGGTGGGGCTGGTGGTGATGCCGCCGGCCATGCTGAATGCGTTGTACGGGCGCTGGGTGCTGGCGCGGGGCCTCTGCCTGCTCTGGGCCGCCTTCGACGTGATGTGCTGCAGCGCCTCCATCCTCAACCTCTGCCTGATCAGCCTGGACCGCTACCTGCTCATCCTCTCGCCGCTGCGCTACAAGCTGCGCATGACGCCCCCGCGCGCTCTGGCGCTGGTCCTGAGCGCCTGGGGCCTGGCCGCGCTcgcctccttcctgcccctgctGCTGGGATGGCACGAGTTGGGCCGCGCGCGGGCGCCCGCCCCGGGCCAGTGCCGCCTGCTGGCCAGCCTGCCCTTCGTCCTGGTGGCGTCGGGCCTCACCTTCTTCCTGCCCTCGGGCGCCATCTGCTTCACCTACTGCAGGATCCTGCTGGCCGCCCGCAAGCAGGCCGTGCAGGTGGCCTCCCTCACCACCGGCATGGCCGTCCAGGCCTTGGAGACGCTGCAG GTGCCCAGGACCCCGTGCCCCGGGGTGGAGTCGGCTGACAGCGGGCGTCTAGCCACCAAGCACAGCAGCAAGGCCTTGAAGGCCAGCCTGACACTGGGCATCCTGCTGGGCATGTTCTTTGTGACCTGGCTGCCCTTCTTTGTGGTCAACATAGCCCAG GCCGTGTGCGACTGCATCTCCCCGGGGCTCTTTGATGTCCTCACATGGCTGGGTTACTGCAACAGCACCATGAACCCCATCATCTACCCGCTTTTCATGCGGGACTTCAAGCGGGCCCTGGGCAGGTTCCTGCCGTGTCCCCACTGCCCCCGGGAGCGCCAGCCCAGTCTTGCCTCGCCCTCCGTGCGTACCTCTCACAGCGGCCCACGGCCGGGCCTGAGCCTGCAGCACGTGCTGCCGCTGCCCCTGCTGCCGAACTCGGACTCGGACTCGGACCCGGGCTCGGGGGGCTCCTCAGGCCTGCAACTCACGGCCCAGCTGCTGCTGCCTGGAGAGGCCACCCGGGACCCCCCGCCGCCTGCCGGGACCACTACCGCAGTCAGCTTCTTCAACGGTGATCCTGCGGAGCCCGAGCTGCAGCTGCCTCCGCTTGGTACCCCGAGGAACTGA